The following proteins are encoded in a genomic region of Clostridium kluyveri:
- the aroB gene encoding 3-dehydroquinate synthase, with protein MKAIDINVKEKSYKISIKKGILSSIGERLKTIYQSRNIVVITDTNVEKVYMETLKNSLLESGFTMKIISIEPGEKSKNLATLERVYEKLCEFQIRRKDIIISLGGGVVGDLSGFAASTYLRGINYIQVPTSLLAQVDSSIGGKVAVDLPWGKNLVGSFYHPDAVFIDPDVLLSLNDKFFSDGMGEVIKYGFIKDKSILNLLDSCKDKDEVLQYIEDIIYKCCSIKKHLVEKDERDLGERMMLNFGHTLAHGIEKYYNYGKYSHGEAVAIGMAYITNITERMDITKKGTHDYMKGILTKYGLPVNMPDMDKQALVNSIALDKKSSGDEINIIVIEEAGICKIMKIKLQEVYGFLFPEDII; from the coding sequence GTGAAGGCTATTGATATTAATGTTAAAGAAAAAAGTTATAAAATATCTATAAAAAAAGGTATATTGAGTTCTATAGGAGAAAGATTGAAAACTATTTACCAGAGTAGAAATATAGTGGTGATTACGGACACAAATGTGGAAAAAGTCTATATGGAAACATTGAAAAATTCTCTTTTAGAAAGTGGATTTACAATGAAAATTATATCTATAGAACCAGGAGAAAAGAGTAAAAACTTAGCTACACTGGAAAGAGTATATGAAAAACTATGTGAATTTCAGATAAGGAGAAAAGATATAATAATTTCTCTAGGAGGTGGAGTAGTTGGAGATCTTTCGGGCTTTGCTGCTTCCACTTATTTGAGGGGGATAAATTATATTCAAGTTCCTACTTCTCTTTTAGCCCAGGTAGATAGCAGTATAGGTGGAAAAGTAGCTGTAGATTTGCCCTGGGGTAAAAATTTGGTAGGAAGCTTTTATCATCCAGATGCCGTATTTATAGATCCAGATGTACTTCTATCTTTGAATGATAAATTTTTTAGTGATGGGATGGGAGAAGTTATAAAATACGGATTTATAAAGGATAAGAGTATTTTAAACCTGCTGGATTCTTGTAAAGATAAGGATGAAGTTTTACAATATATTGAGGATATAATATATAAATGCTGCAGTATAAAAAAACATTTGGTAGAAAAGGATGAAAGAGACTTGGGAGAAAGGATGATGTTAAATTTTGGTCATACACTGGCACATGGGATAGAAAAATATTATAACTATGGTAAATATAGTCATGGAGAAGCTGTTGCTATAGGTATGGCATATATAACAAATATAACTGAAAGAATGGATATAACTAAGAAAGGAACTCATGACTATATGAAAGGTATATTGACAAAATATGGACTTCCAGTAAATATGCCGGATATGGATAAACAAGCTCTTGTTAACTCTATAGCTTTAGATAAAAAGTCTTCAGGAGATGAAATAAATATCATAGTTATAGAAGAGGCGGGGATATGTAAAATAATGAAGATAAAATTACAGGAAGTATATGGGTTCTTATTTCCAGAAGATATTATATAG
- a CDS encoding SH3 domain-containing protein, with translation MNRSKKLVFAFFISTAIMNSKNIVNTVHASSDLPNIQSSAYTAVGNIFAKCGYAGQCTWFTYGRVLEKLGIALPSEFYGNAVDWWYANAKDNVYSYGSEPKANSIIVWGGGSVGYGHVGFVEEVDGDTIYFNEGNFSVRGSYDGNIKTISKEAIKNRGNLYLKGYIYVGEGTTQASSGSNSNESSSSSTDTYQPVSNGTYQSGVVNISNNSSVLNIRNGAGTSFSILGYLKKGETVQIVGTIGDWYKIKLNSSYGYVSSNYISSGASSTNSAVQQLSSNSSSQNSGSSTSTGSGYVKLSTASSTLNLRSTPQGNIISSLPNGTAVNILESNGSWYKVSVNSTTGYVYSSYISTSQTAAPSNVAATNTSTSQSSTSSQTGTVTLSNSSSVLNLRNNPWTGRILTTLPNGTSVTILDTEGRWYKIQWGSTVGYVHSDYINI, from the coding sequence ATGAATAGATCTAAAAAGTTAGTATTTGCTTTTTTTATTTCAACAGCTATTATGAACAGTAAAAATATAGTAAATACTGTACATGCTTCCAGTGATTTACCAAATATACAAAGCAGTGCGTATACTGCAGTGGGAAATATATTTGCAAAGTGTGGATATGCAGGTCAATGCACCTGGTTTACCTATGGACGTGTTCTTGAAAAATTGGGAATTGCACTTCCTTCAGAATTTTATGGTAATGCAGTAGATTGGTGGTATGCCAATGCTAAAGATAATGTATATTCCTATGGTTCAGAACCAAAGGCAAATTCCATAATCGTATGGGGCGGCGGCTCAGTAGGTTATGGACATGTGGGGTTTGTAGAAGAAGTAGATGGCGATACTATATATTTTAATGAAGGTAACTTTAGTGTACGTGGAAGCTATGATGGGAATATAAAAACTATTTCAAAAGAAGCCATAAAGAACAGGGGAAATTTATATCTTAAAGGATACATATATGTAGGTGAAGGTACTACTCAGGCATCTTCTGGTTCTAATTCTAATGAAAGCAGCAGTTCTTCTACAGATACATACCAACCTGTAAGTAATGGTACTTATCAAAGTGGAGTGGTAAATATATCAAATAACAGTTCAGTTTTAAATATAAGAAATGGAGCAGGCACTTCTTTCTCAATACTAGGTTATTTGAAAAAAGGGGAAACGGTTCAAATCGTAGGAACTATCGGCGATTGGTATAAAATCAAATTAAATTCGTCTTATGGATATGTTAGTTCCAATTATATAAGTTCAGGCGCCAGTTCCACCAATAGTGCAGTTCAGCAGCTTTCTTCTAATTCATCATCACAGAATTCAGGAAGCAGTACTTCAACAGGTTCAGGATATGTTAAATTAAGCACTGCCTCTTCTACATTGAACTTGAGAAGTACACCTCAAGGTAATATAATATCCTCTCTCCCTAACGGAACCGCTGTAAATATTTTAGAATCTAACGGAAGCTGGTACAAGGTATCTGTAAATAGTACTACAGGATATGTATATTCAAGTTATATAAGTACTTCACAAACTGCAGCTCCATCTAATGTAGCAGCTACAAATACCTCTACAAGCCAATCATCGACTAGCAGCCAAACCGGAACAGTAACTTTAAGCAATAGTTCTTCAGTATTAAACTTAAGGAATAATCCTTGGACAGGCCGTATTCTTACCACACTGCCAAATGGAACTAGTGTTACAATTTTAGATACTGAAGGTAGATGGTATAAAATACAATGGGGCTCTACAGTTGGATATGTTCATTCAGACTATATAAATATATAA
- the aroC gene encoding chorismate synthase, translating into MSGVWGNKIKLSIFGESHGKAIGIVMDGLKPGIEIDIEYIKNEMKRRAPGNSPLSTPRKETDKFDILSGYFNGRTTGTPLSAIILNNNTRSRDYEKTASLLRPGHADFTGNVRYRGFNDYRGGGHFSGRITAPLVFAGAICKKILEDKGILIGSHIKSIGAIEDGSCFDPVSISKEDILKLSKSKFPVLDEVKGKDMEESILKVKEEGDSVGGVIETVVVNLPPGIGEPFFDSVESSISHLLFSIPAVKGVEFGEGFNIASMKGSEANDEYYISEESITKTHTNNNGGVLGGITNGMPVIFRTAIKPTPSIAKTQRTVDIKKKQNTFLKIEGRHDPCIVPRAVPVVEAVAAIGILNLMEY; encoded by the coding sequence ATGAGTGGAGTGTGGGGAAATAAAATAAAGTTATCTATTTTTGGAGAATCACATGGAAAAGCTATAGGAATAGTTATGGATGGACTAAAACCGGGAATTGAAATTGATATAGAGTATATAAAAAATGAAATGAAGAGAAGAGCTCCAGGAAATAGTCCTCTTTCTACCCCTAGAAAAGAAACGGATAAATTTGATATCTTAAGTGGCTATTTTAATGGAAGAACTACAGGTACACCACTTTCAGCAATTATATTAAATAATAATACCCGCTCTCGTGACTATGAAAAAACTGCAAGCCTTTTAAGGCCTGGCCATGCAGATTTTACTGGTAATGTAAGGTATAGAGGGTTTAATGACTATAGAGGGGGAGGACATTTTTCAGGAAGAATAACGGCACCTTTGGTTTTTGCAGGTGCCATATGTAAAAAAATACTGGAGGATAAGGGAATATTAATAGGGAGTCATATAAAAAGCATAGGTGCAATTGAAGACGGAAGCTGTTTTGATCCTGTTTCTATAAGCAAAGAAGATATTTTAAAGCTTTCAAAAAGTAAATTTCCTGTACTGGATGAAGTAAAAGGGAAAGATATGGAAGAGAGTATTTTAAAAGTAAAAGAAGAAGGAGACTCTGTAGGAGGAGTCATAGAAACTGTAGTAGTAAATTTACCCCCAGGTATAGGAGAGCCCTTTTTCGATTCTGTAGAGAGCAGTATTTCACATTTGTTATTTTCTATTCCAGCAGTTAAGGGGGTAGAATTTGGGGAGGGTTTTAATATAGCTTCAATGAAAGGTTCTGAGGCCAATGATGAATATTATATTTCAGAAGAGAGTATAACGAAAACTCACACCAATAATAATGGAGGAGTTTTAGGGGGAATTACAAATGGAATGCCTGTTATATTTAGAACAGCTATAAAACCCACTCCTTCTATAGCAAAAACCCAAAGAACTGTAGATATAAAGAAGAAACAAAATACATTTCTAAAAATAGAAGGAAGGCATGATCCATGTATTGTACCTAGGGCTGTGCCTGTGGTAGAAGCTGTGGCGGCTATAGGAATACTAAATTTAATGGAATATTGA
- a CDS encoding prephenate dehydrogenase translates to MEDCDFNINIAVIGMGLIGGSYAMALRDLDPKCIIGIDKDKYTLKSALDDGIIDGAYESGGDFLKEIDLIIVALYPKDTIEFIKSNLQYLKKGTLITDTSGIKQDIVDNINSFLPEYLEFIPGHPMAGKESRGIKGASKDIFKGANYIITPGGKNTSRGLQKIDKMARAIGCSNVTYISPKEHDRIITFTSQLPHIIAVSLMNLHEEDYKGNIELFTGGSFKDATRVAQINSKLWTELFIMNSDNLIEEIENFQSSMEILKKAIMSKDISTMRCIFEKSMLKRKELVKGQ, encoded by the coding sequence GTGGAAGATTGTGACTTTAATATTAATATAGCTGTAATAGGTATGGGACTTATCGGAGGATCTTATGCCATGGCTCTTAGGGATTTGGATCCTAAATGTATTATTGGAATAGATAAAGATAAATATACTTTAAAAAGTGCTTTAGATGATGGGATTATAGATGGGGCTTATGAAAGTGGAGGAGATTTCTTAAAAGAAATAGATCTTATTATAGTGGCTCTCTATCCTAAAGATACAATTGAATTTATAAAAAGTAATTTACAGTATTTAAAAAAGGGTACCCTTATAACGGATACTTCCGGTATAAAACAAGATATAGTTGACAATATAAATTCATTCTTGCCTGAATATTTGGAATTTATTCCTGGACATCCTATGGCGGGAAAAGAATCTAGAGGCATAAAAGGGGCATCTAAAGATATTTTTAAAGGAGCCAATTATATAATAACTCCCGGGGGAAAGAATACTTCCCGGGGGCTTCAAAAAATAGATAAAATGGCAAGGGCTATAGGCTGTAGTAATGTAACCTATATAAGTCCAAAGGAGCATGATAGAATAATTACTTTTACAAGTCAACTTCCCCATATTATAGCTGTATCTCTTATGAATTTACATGAAGAAGACTATAAAGGTAATATAGAATTATTTACTGGGGGAAGCTTTAAAGATGCTACCAGAGTAGCACAGATTAATTCTAAATTGTGGACTGAATTATTTATTATGAATTCAGATAATCTCATAGAAGAAATAGAAAATTTTCAAAGCAGCATGGAGATATTGAAGAAAGCTATAATGAGTAAGGATATAAGTACTATGAGATGTATTTTTGAAAAGTCCATGTTAAAAAGAAAAGAATTAGTTAAAGGACAGTGA
- the aroF gene encoding 3-deoxy-7-phosphoheptulonate synthase, producing the protein MIVIMSPNTPTEEIIILKQKIESENNVSINLIQGKEYCILGLIGDTTKVDASKIRANEFVENVEKVQQPYKLVNRLFHPEDTVINVKDTSIGGEKLAVIAGPCSVESEEQIVEIAKNVKDSGAKFLRGGAFKPRTSPYSFQGLGTEGLELLKVARQETGLPIVTEIMSEDMIDKFVEDVDVIQVGARSMQNFELLKQLGKTKKPILLKRGLSSTIEELLMSAEYIMSEGNENVILCERGIRTFETYTRNTLDLSAIPAIKKLSHLPIIVDPSHAAGLWWMVEPLAKAAVAVGADGLMIEVHNDPANAKCDGQQSIKPKVFQNLMTDINKMVDVKMDKLQIL; encoded by the coding sequence ATGATAGTAATTATGAGTCCAAACACACCAACAGAAGAAATAATCATATTAAAACAAAAGATTGAATCAGAAAATAATGTTTCTATAAATTTAATACAGGGAAAAGAATATTGTATATTAGGACTGATTGGAGACACTACAAAGGTTGATGCAAGTAAAATAAGGGCTAATGAATTTGTAGAAAATGTGGAAAAAGTTCAGCAACCCTACAAATTGGTTAACAGATTGTTTCATCCAGAAGATACTGTAATTAATGTAAAAGATACTTCTATAGGTGGAGAAAAACTGGCAGTTATAGCAGGCCCTTGCTCTGTGGAAAGTGAAGAACAAATAGTAGAAATTGCAAAAAATGTAAAGGACAGCGGTGCTAAATTTTTAAGAGGAGGTGCTTTTAAACCAAGGACGTCACCTTACAGCTTTCAGGGACTTGGAACTGAAGGATTGGAACTTTTAAAAGTTGCAAGGCAGGAAACAGGACTTCCCATAGTTACAGAAATTATGTCTGAAGATATGATAGATAAGTTTGTAGAAGATGTGGATGTAATACAGGTAGGCGCAAGAAGCATGCAAAATTTTGAGCTTTTAAAACAATTAGGAAAAACTAAAAAGCCAATTCTTTTAAAAAGAGGATTATCCTCTACTATTGAAGAACTTTTAATGTCTGCAGAATATATAATGTCTGAAGGAAATGAAAATGTAATACTTTGTGAGAGAGGAATAAGAACTTTTGAAACTTATACTAGAAACACCTTGGATTTAAGTGCCATTCCTGCTATAAAAAAATTAAGTCACCTTCCTATAATAGTTGATCCAAGTCATGCTGCAGGGCTCTGGTGGATGGTAGAACCTCTTGCAAAAGCAGCTGTGGCAGTGGGAGCAGACGGGCTTATGATAGAAGTTCATAATGATCCTGCCAATGCAAAATGTGATGGACAGCAATCCATAAAACCAAAAGTTTTCCAGAATCTTATGACAGATATAAATAAGATGGTAGATGTGAAAATGGATAAACTGCAGATATTATAA
- a CDS encoding YncE family protein, which produces MLKHKLYRVLFILVLFILFFSGAFITMEYRARSLAKDVNDSRSYYFIIGGKDTIYKMDSVTNEIVNEIKVEGSPQDIKVSADGNTLLVVVLNAKDEDDKGYILFYNIKDNKLVKKVQVGKHPGRVVFTPNKKYIMVSNTGSNDISLIDGKNYTILQSIEVGREPQGFCISKDGEYCYVANTGEDTVSILDMTIFKSIKKIRVGRYPTDISINKDNGNVMVTLSKEKSVALINPRTEDIQKVSLNNSPTGICN; this is translated from the coding sequence ATGCTAAAGCATAAATTATATAGAGTTTTATTTATATTGGTTTTATTTATACTATTTTTCAGCGGGGCATTTATAACTATGGAATATAGAGCCAGATCACTGGCCAAGGATGTAAATGATTCTAGAAGTTATTATTTTATAATAGGGGGAAAAGATACTATTTACAAGATGGATTCAGTTACCAATGAGATTGTAAATGAAATCAAAGTAGAAGGTTCTCCGCAGGATATTAAAGTTTCAGCAGATGGAAATACACTGCTGGTAGTTGTATTAAATGCTAAAGATGAAGATGATAAAGGATATATTCTATTCTACAACATTAAAGATAATAAACTTGTAAAAAAAGTTCAGGTTGGTAAACATCCAGGTAGAGTTGTATTTACTCCCAACAAAAAATATATAATGGTAAGCAATACTGGAAGTAATGACATATCTTTAATTGATGGCAAAAATTATACTATATTACAATCCATAGAAGTAGGGAGAGAGCCACAGGGATTTTGCATATCAAAGGATGGCGAATACTGTTATGTGGCAAATACAGGAGAAGACACTGTGAGCATATTGGATATGACAATTTTTAAAAGTATAAAAAAAATAAGGGTAGGAAGGTATCCTACAGATATTTCAATAAATAAGGATAATGGAAATGTGATGGTGACTTTAAGCAAGGAGAAATCTGTAGCCCTTATAAATCCTCGTACGGAAGATATTCAAAAAGTAAGTCTGAATAATAGCCCTACAGGTATTTGTAATTAA
- a CDS encoding shikimate kinase, producing the protein MKKQVKNIVIIGMPGCGKTTIGKMISSKLNRKFVDLDDYIVDKAGCTIPEIFQKGEEHFRNIESEAVEEVSIEGSMVVSTGGGVIKNQKNIVNLKKNGIVFFVDRPLENIVSDVDISTRPLLKNGTGEIEKLFKERYAIYNSSCDFSVDNIYTIEKVVDDIVEIYKNCI; encoded by the coding sequence GTGAAGAAACAAGTTAAAAATATAGTTATTATAGGTATGCCAGGTTGTGGCAAAACTACAATTGGAAAGATGATATCATCTAAGTTAAACAGAAAGTTTGTAGATTTAGATGATTATATAGTAGATAAGGCAGGATGTACTATTCCAGAAATTTTTCAAAAGGGAGAAGAACATTTTAGAAATATAGAATCAGAGGCGGTAGAGGAAGTTAGTATTGAGGGGTCTATGGTAGTATCTACGGGAGGAGGAGTAATAAAGAATCAGAAAAATATTGTAAATCTTAAGAAAAATGGCATTGTATTTTTCGTGGATAGACCTTTGGAAAATATAGTAAGCGATGTGGATATATCAACCAGACCTCTTTTAAAAAATGGCACCGGAGAAATAGAAAAACTTTTTAAAGAGAGATATGCAATATACAATAGTTCCTGTGACTTTTCAGTAGATAATATATATACTATTGAAAAAGTTGTAGATGACATAGTAGAAATCTATAAAAATTGCATTTAA
- a CDS encoding L,D-transpeptidase family protein: MKNKNRFFPLIFLIFGMILILTISLVSVKRYIKQSKNESSDKDIVLKEKVIKNDEEELFFKKPEKFPGTTFVKIYKERRIIELYGDNKLIGRFKMALGRVPQGKKQREGDNKTPEGNYYICYINSKTKYKYFLGISYPNIQDAKCALDEGVIDENTFQKIEKAIENKEQPPWNTPLGGAIGIHGGGTDYNWTYGCIAISDNDMDILKQYVLVRTSVEIYK, from the coding sequence ATGAAAAATAAAAACAGATTTTTTCCTCTTATATTTTTAATTTTTGGTATGATATTAATATTAACTATATCTTTGGTATCTGTAAAAAGATATATTAAACAAAGTAAAAATGAAAGTAGTGACAAGGATATTGTTTTAAAAGAAAAGGTAATAAAAAATGATGAAGAAGAATTGTTTTTTAAAAAACCTGAAAAATTTCCGGGTACGACTTTTGTAAAAATATACAAGGAGAGAAGGATAATAGAACTTTATGGGGATAATAAGTTAATAGGTAGATTTAAGATGGCGCTTGGGAGAGTTCCCCAAGGTAAAAAACAAAGGGAAGGAGATAATAAGACTCCTGAAGGAAATTATTATATATGTTATATAAATTCCAAGACCAAGTATAAGTATTTTTTAGGAATAAGTTATCCTAATATTCAAGATGCAAAGTGTGCTTTAGATGAAGGTGTCATAGATGAGAATACCTTTCAAAAAATTGAGAAAGCTATAGAAAATAAAGAACAGCCACCTTGGAATACTCCTCTTGGTGGAGCTATAGGTATACATGGAGGGGGTACAGACTATAATTGGACCTATGGATGTATTGCCATATCAGATAATGATATGGATATATTAAAACAATATGTTCTTGTTAGAACTTCTGTGGAAATATATAAATAA
- the aroA gene encoding 3-phosphoshikimate 1-carboxyvinyltransferase, which translates to MKYVSINPTKLGGQVKIPPSKSVCHRALICASLSSGVSNITNVDFSEDIEATCEALKSLGVIIEKGSNSLAIKGNSNLYVKKPNVHCFQSGSTLRFLIPLAATLGEEITFTGDGKLVERPLNVYYDIFESQKIYYKTEGGKLPLTVNGKLKSGDYKVRGDVSSQFVTGLLFALPLLSGDSKIEITTELESKSYVDITIDMLEKFGVCVDGSSYREFIIKGNQTYKEVDCNIEGDFSQVAFWLVMGALGKGITCMGLDTDSIQGDRIIVHILKDMGVEIEEKENCIEVKPSKTTGVVIDVSQCPDLVPVLAALASVSHGTTEIINAARLRIKESDRLKAITSELNKIGAEVIEKEDSLIIYGKEKLKGGNVTSWKDHRIAMALAAVSSKCTEPLVIEGAECVKKSYPGFWEDFRSLGGEIDEWSVGK; encoded by the coding sequence ATGAAATATGTATCAATAAATCCGACTAAATTAGGGGGACAGGTAAAGATTCCTCCTTCAAAAAGTGTATGCCATAGGGCCTTAATATGTGCTTCTTTGAGCAGTGGTGTGAGTAATATAACTAATGTGGATTTTTCAGAAGATATAGAGGCTACCTGTGAAGCTTTAAAGAGTTTAGGAGTAATTATAGAAAAAGGAAGCAATTCATTAGCTATAAAAGGGAATTCTAATTTGTATGTAAAAAAACCTAATGTACACTGCTTTCAATCTGGCTCTACGTTGAGATTTCTAATACCTTTGGCGGCAACTCTAGGTGAAGAAATAACTTTTACAGGGGATGGAAAGTTAGTAGAAAGACCTTTAAATGTATACTATGATATATTTGAGAGCCAAAAAATTTATTATAAAACAGAGGGTGGAAAACTGCCTTTAACCGTAAATGGAAAGTTAAAATCAGGAGATTATAAAGTCAGGGGAGATGTAAGTTCCCAATTCGTAACAGGGCTTCTCTTTGCACTTCCTCTTTTATCGGGAGATTCAAAAATAGAAATAACTACAGAACTGGAGTCTAAATCCTATGTGGATATTACTATTGACATGCTTGAAAAATTTGGGGTTTGCGTGGATGGAAGCAGTTATAGAGAATTTATAATTAAAGGTAATCAAACCTATAAAGAAGTAGATTGTAATATAGAAGGGGATTTTTCACAGGTGGCATTTTGGCTTGTTATGGGTGCCTTGGGGAAAGGAATTACCTGCATGGGACTTGATACGGATTCTATTCAAGGAGATAGAATTATAGTACATATACTAAAAGATATGGGAGTAGAAATTGAGGAAAAGGAAAATTGTATAGAGGTTAAACCTTCTAAGACGACCGGTGTTGTTATTGATGTTTCCCAATGTCCAGATCTTGTACCTGTTCTTGCAGCATTAGCTTCTGTAAGTCATGGAACTACTGAAATTATAAATGCAGCAAGACTTAGGATTAAAGAATCAGATAGACTAAAGGCAATAACTTCTGAATTGAATAAAATTGGGGCAGAGGTAATAGAAAAAGAGGATTCACTTATAATATACGGAAAAGAAAAGCTTAAAGGAGGAAATGTTACCAGCTGGAAAGATCATAGGATAGCCATGGCACTGGCAGCAGTATCATCAAAATGTACAGAACCTTTAGTAATAGAGGGAGCTGAATGTGTGAAAAAGTCCTATCCGGGTTTTTGGGAAGACTTTAGAAGTTTAGGAGGGGAAATAGATGAGTGGAGTGTGGGGAAATAA
- the aroE gene encoding shikimate dehydrogenase, which produces MGNFYGLIGAKLGHSFSPVIHEMILKKINLQGKYNLFEIESQNLGEAIGALKILGCRGVNVTIPYKIKIMKYMDYISEEALNIGSINTIQFIDNKLKAYNTDYYGFGMTLKRYEIDVLNKSVIILGTGGASKAVLRYSMDKGAKSIIYVSRKPENVSNGEVDVISYEQLHHIKNGDIVINSTPCGMYPQTDTCAVDSEILSKFNTAVDLVYNPQETMFLKTGEKLGLKTANGLYMLVAQAVAAQQIWQDGEISLKTLDEIYYKLLNMQQ; this is translated from the coding sequence ATGGGTAATTTTTATGGACTTATAGGTGCCAAGCTAGGGCATAGTTTTTCCCCGGTAATACATGAAATGATCTTAAAAAAGATAAATTTACAGGGGAAATATAATCTGTTTGAAATAGAATCACAGAATTTAGGCGAAGCAATTGGGGCACTAAAGATTTTAGGGTGCAGGGGTGTAAATGTTACTATACCTTATAAAATTAAGATTATGAAGTATATGGATTATATATCTGAAGAAGCATTAAACATAGGATCAATAAATACTATACAATTTATAGACAATAAATTAAAAGCATACAATACAGATTATTATGGATTTGGAATGACTTTAAAAAGATATGAAATAGATGTGCTTAATAAAAGTGTAATAATACTTGGAACAGGAGGAGCTTCTAAGGCTGTGCTAAGGTATAGTATGGATAAGGGCGCAAAGTCTATTATATATGTGAGCAGAAAACCTGAGAATGTATCCAATGGGGAAGTAGATGTTATTTCTTATGAACAGCTGCATCATATAAAGAATGGAGATATTGTAATAAATTCTACTCCCTGTGGAATGTATCCTCAAACAGATACTTGCGCCGTGGATAGTGAAATCTTAAGTAAATTTAATACAGCTGTAGATTTAGTGTACAATCCACAGGAAACCATGTTTTTAAAAACAGGGGAGAAATTAGGCTTAAAGACAGCCAATGGGTTATATATGTTGGTGGCTCAGGCGGTAGCCGCTCAACAGATTTGGCAGGATGGAGAGATATCCTTGAAAACTTTAGATGAAATATATTATAAATTATTGAATATGCAGCAATAA
- the pheA gene encoding prephenate dehydratase codes for MDNLDYLRDKIDKIDGEMIKLFQERMDVVYKVAEYKKEKGMDILDKSREENVIKTQLKRLENKSIEKEAGVFLKEIMKISRNFQKKSFQSSYYNNECLSVKKYDKSCRVGFQGVLASFSYEALIDYFGHEVEAVNFETFKDVFQGLKDGKINYGVLPIENSSTGGILEVYDLLRDYGFYIVGEKCIKVNHNLLGVKGASLNDVKEVYSHSQAFMQSSKFLDKHENWCLIPYFNTARSAKYISEENDKSRASIASKKAAELYGLEILSENINYNTNNYTRFIIISRNEECNKDNDKISILITLPHEPGSLYKVLKYFNKNNLNMTKIESRPMVDRSWEYFFYIDFYGSILEENTKEALKGIESESVYFKLLGKYKGDCII; via the coding sequence TTGGATAACTTAGATTATTTAAGAGATAAGATAGATAAGATTGATGGAGAAATGATTAAGCTCTTTCAGGAAAGAATGGATGTGGTATATAAAGTAGCAGAATATAAAAAGGAAAAGGGTATGGACATACTTGATAAAAGTCGTGAAGAAAATGTTATAAAGACTCAATTAAAAAGACTTGAAAATAAATCTATAGAAAAAGAAGCAGGAGTTTTCTTAAAAGAAATTATGAAAATAAGTAGAAATTTCCAAAAGAAAAGTTTCCAAAGTTCATATTATAATAATGAATGTTTAAGTGTAAAAAAATATGATAAATCATGCAGAGTAGGATTTCAAGGTGTACTGGCTTCCTTTAGTTATGAGGCCTTAATTGATTATTTTGGGCATGAAGTTGAAGCCGTAAATTTTGAGACATTTAAAGATGTGTTTCAAGGGTTGAAGGATGGAAAGATAAATTATGGTGTACTGCCTATTGAAAATTCTTCTACGGGAGGAATTCTGGAAGTATATGACTTGCTTCGGGATTATGGATTTTATATAGTAGGAGAAAAATGTATTAAAGTTAATCATAATTTATTAGGAGTAAAAGGTGCTTCTCTTAATGATGTAAAAGAAGTTTATTCCCACAGTCAAGCCTTTATGCAAAGTAGTAAATTTTTAGATAAGCATGAAAATTGGTGTCTCATACCTTATTTTAATACAGCTAGAAGTGCTAAATATATAAGTGAAGAAAATGATAAAAGCAGGGCATCCATAGCCAGTAAAAAAGCAGCTGAACTCTATGGTTTAGAAATATTAAGTGAAAATATAAATTATAATACTAACAATTATACCAGATTTATAATAATAAGTAGAAATGAAGAATGTAATAAAGATAATGATAAAATCAGTATATTAATTACTCTGCCACATGAACCCGGAAGTCTGTATAAAGTGCTTAAGTATTTTAATAAGAATAACCTGAATATGACTAAAATTGAGTCTAGACCAATGGTAGATAGATCCTGGGAATATTTTTTCTATATTGATTTTTATGGCAGTATTTTAGAGGAAAATACTAAAGAAGCCTTAAAAGGAATAGAAAGTGAAAGTGTTTATTTTAAATTATTAGGTAAATATAAAGGGGACTGTATAATCTAA